TTGCGTTGTGCTGTTAAACACCAAGAACCAGGTGTTATACCAGGAAACAGTTTCTATCGGTACTTTAAACTCTTCAGCAGTACATCCCCGTGAAGTCTTTAAAAATGCAATCAAGAGGAATGCAGCCTGTATTATTCTGGTACACAATCATCCGAGCGGAGATCCAACTCCCAGCCGAGAAGATATAGAAGTAACAAAAAGACTTAAAGAGGCAGGGAAAATAGTAGGCATTGAAGTTTTAGATCATCTGGTAATAGGTAACGGTAGATTTGTCAGTTTAAAAATGAAAGGTTTGTTTTAAATAACAGTGCCGGGACACTGGGAGAGATTAAGGCTACTTTAAAATTAGGGAGGTAATCTAATTGACTGCTGTTAAGGCATTAGTAAATAAAGAAGTTAAAGAATTAACAAAATTGTTAGAGGCTGTACAAGCTAAATTAAAACAGGTTTCCAAACTTTATACCTATATTGAGTCAGCAGATGGAATAGAGAAGATTGAGTTAATAAAACTAATCAATCTTTGTGAGGGCAGCAGTGCTGATGAATTTAGTGTTTTTGCCTGGAAGGTTAAGTATCTGGCAAAACCACGTGTGGAAGGCAATTTATATATGAGTACCAACGGCCGGTACAGGTTAGATACTAATGACTTTGAATTTACCAGTGGCTGCCCGATTGAAGTATATATACCTGATCCGGACAGTGATGATTTTGGCTGGCAGTTTGGTAGAGTGGAGTACTCAGAAAGTTATGGAGGTTATTACTTCTATAATCAATTTGGTTATGAAAATCACAGATTATGGCCTGGAATGCGGGCTGCTGTGAGGTAGTAATTTACCGATAATCTCGTCTTTGACATTGTTTTTTCTAAATTAACAAAAAAAAGCCGCCCGCGTAGGCCTGGCCAATTAACTTCCAGGAGGTGAGTTGGTACATCAGGCCTGCTAGGGCCGGTGTACCTAGGTAGTATGAGTAAAAATGAGACAAAAAACAGGAAAGACCTGATAGAGAGTGCCACTAAGAGTTTACTTGATATGTTTGCCAGCGGTAATTTACCTCCCGCAATTGCCAGAACAGTAATCGCAGCAAAAAAAGGTTATAATATTCCTTCAGTAAATTGGTCCTTAGGTAATCAAATACTTATGCTGGCTGCCGGAACTACTGATGCAAGGGGCTATGCTCAGTGGAAAAAGGTTGGTCGTTACGTAAAAAAGGGTTCCAAAGCTATATACATTCTAGGACCCTGTACCAAGAAAATCACTGATGAGGAATCCGGGGAAGAGAAAGTGATTATCACAGGTTTTAAAGGTATTCCGGTTTACCGGTACGAGGACACTGAGGGAGAAGATATCCCAACAGTGGATTATGCCCCGCCGGAATTGCCGCCACTCGTAGAAGTTGCTAAGAAATATGGAGTTAAGGTGCAATATGGCCCAAGTACGGGGCGGTTTTACGGCTGCTACCGGCCAAGTGATAACAGTATACTTTTGTGCACCCATGACGTAGACACATTCTTTCATGAGCTGGCACATGCAATCCATGGGACAATCCGGCCCCTAAAGGGTGGGCAGCATCAGGACCAGGAAGTGGTTGCCGAAACAGTGGCAACGGTTCTGTGCATTCTTTACGGCTATGACGGTTATGTTTATCAGGGTTTTGATTATATAAAACATTATGCACAAGAGCATACGGCTAACGGTGTTATTAAAGCAATCATGAAGGTGCTGGCTGATGTACAAGCAGTACTTAAACTAATTTTGGATGCCAGTGATGCTGATAAGAAAATGTTAAATAATATTGCAGTTTAACTTTTCTATAGAAAATGTTGCTAATCAATTCAAGGTATTATCAGTATTCTTGAGTTTGATATTGATGTGACACTACAGATTTTTATAATATTTTTGTATTTGGAAAAATAAAATGTTAATCCCAACATTTTTTAGAACATTCAAATACGGATTTAAGGAGTGATTTCCTTTGATAAATATTTTTAAATTAGTTAAAGAAATAAAAGAAGCAGGGGATACATTAGGTAACCTGCTGAGAGAAAGAGTTGAAATTGAAAAGAGACTTCAGGAGGTACAAGATCCGGAGCTTATAAAATCCATTCGTGAAGATCTAACTGTGCTCGATGTACAATTTGAAGAATTACGTTTTCAACACCAAAGCAATTTGGCTATCGCTAACTTATTAACCGGCTTGTTAAATGCCGGTAAAGCAGAAGACGTAAAAATTTTACTGGGAGACGATGCTCTGGAAAGTGGAATATTTAAAGTGCTGGAAATAAGAAAAGGAAAATCTACTGGAACTGTTAGAGCATGGTGTGAGGAAGCAGGCGGGAAAAAGGCAGTAGTATATGCCAAGCACGAAGCGGCTAAATTACTTACCAGTGCGGTCGGTAAGCAGGTTGAAGTTGTATTTAAGAAGTTAGACAAAGGATATTTTGCAGTGAAAGTAAGCTTATCAGAATTTGAGAACAATTCAAAGGATGAAAAGAAAGAATTAATTAAGACTTTATACCAAAGCTAATTAGTTTAATCTTTTTTAATTAGCTAACGGATGGGGGAATCATTTCCCCCGTCTATTCGGATATGGGGGCCGGTTATAAACCTGCCTTCCAGGTAAATGTTAATGACTTGCCCGTGTTATAAAACGGGAACTGCGAGGTGCCATCTCGTGGGAGCCTTTATGGCTTAAAACAGGCACGGTAGAGCCGGAATTGCCGGCACCTCGAGTCGAGGCATCTACCGGCTGCAGTATGCCGTTTGTGGTATACACCCGCAATTGCGGGCAGGCAGCAATAGTGCTGTACGTGCTGATAGAAACAGCCCGGTTACACATAGCCGGGAATAAAATAATGCTGCCGGGTGTATACGTCGGAAACGACGCAGGGATAAACGCCGAAGGCGCATATAACGGGGGCTTGCCCCGTCACATTTGGTCCCTGCAGGGGCCGGATGTGACGGGGCGCCAGGTGTAACGGCGAAGCCGCTTGGTTCCTGGGTTTGCGAGTTTCTATGAGAAGGTTTTTACTACAAAAACCGGAGGATAGAGCTGAAAACACCCGGTGGACTGATTTTGTTATGCTCTTTTTTAAGGAATGTTTAGGAGGGATGGATTGATGAAAGCTAATTACCGGGAAGTTGAAAATACACTGGCAAATGCCTTAACCAAGCAAATAGCAACTGTAGCCCGCTCTAGCCGTACCGGCTGGGTTAAAAGCAGGCGGATCCGGTTTCATCAGATTAAGCCTTTTCTTCGATTTATCGCTGAAAAGTTCATGGTACGCGATATCAGAAATATTCAACCTAAGCATGTTCAGGCATATATACGGCATCGGCGAGAACTGGGAATTAAAGATGTTACGGTTTTATCTGATATTTCTACTATTAGGTTCTGGCATAAGCAGATACCTAGGCGCGGTTATATAATTCCGTCAAATCGATTCCTTTTAGGAGATGAAATACTGAATGGGGAGAAATTCAGGCAAAAAAGGTAAAGGTTCATCTGAGGGAATTTATAAGACATTATTAATTCAGTTTAATACAGTGTTGGATACAGCCAGAAGAGATTTCCCCGGCTCAAAAGGTACAGTTTATCGCTGCAGGAGCAGTATGAGGCAGTTTTTATATTTTTGTGCCAGTAATTATAGAATGCAGAATATCCGTAATATCCATGATAAGCATATACAAGCCTTTATCGGTTTTAGGCGTGAACAGGGGATTGCTGAGAAATCAATAAAAAACGATGTTTGGGCTGTTAGGTTGTTTCACCGGTATATTCCGAAGGCTAAAAATAAAATCTCAGACAATAAGGTTTTTGAATTAAAATCAACTCCGGATGGCAGGACTGACCGGGCCTGGACAGAAGGAGAATATAGAAAAATGCTTCATTTTGCAGAGAAATTAGGAAGACAGGATGTAGTATTAACTATGCAGTTAGCAAAGAATGCCGGCTTACGAATACATGAATGTTTACGCCTAAATAAAGAAGATGCAAATATTGCTCTTAGAACAGGGATACTTCACGTTAAGGGTAAAGGCGGCCGGGAAAGAGATTTAAAACTATCAAATGAAGCATTAATTGTTTTGGAAGTAGCACTTAAGCGGATGAAAGATGATACCGGTAAGCTTTTCGTACGGCCGGGACAGAAAACTCATAGTGTAAAAAAGTCCATTGAAGGTTTTATCAATAAGCACCGAGATAAATTTAGAGAGCTGGAAGATAGGGAAAAAGAGATTACTTTTCATGGGCTTCGGCATACCTTTGCAAGAAGAGAGTATTACAAAAGAGTGGATGAGGGTATGAATGAACACCGGGCACTTTTTGAAGTTTCTAAGTTGTTAGGTCATAACCGGCCGGAAGTAACAAAAATTTATTTAGGGCCGGTTTGGATAAGTAAATAAATAGTGTATTAAATAGCCCCCCAAAAAAGTTATTTAGCCAAGTCTGAACGAGTAAAGCACTGAAAGTACCTAAGCGACGGAGCCTATTAAAGAAAAAGGTTTTCGTTGAAAGCTCTCTAGTAGACTACCAGTTAAAGATAAATAGGCGTGTATGTAGTCTTTAACTGCCGAATTGGTAGAACTAGCAGGCGCACAGGACATAAAATCCTGCGGGTTAATGAAAATAAGATTATATATGTTAGGTTCAATAGCAAAATATTGACAATGTTAATATGTTTCCATAGACAACACATGTGGAAGTGATAGTAAAGCTTGAAAAGGCTAAATAGAATCTAATATAATAGGTTTATATGTCCTTATGAGGGGTAGGAAAGATTGTAATGAATCGTAATCTTTCCGCCCTCATGGACTTCAATTTTTACAATAAGTCTTTGCAGAACGCTCTTTAAAACCTGTACCCTAATAGTATACAAAAGAATTTATGAGAAAAGGTGAATAGTATGATACAACCGCAGCTTAGCCACAATTTAAGAAAAATTGGTATTGATTACATACAGGATGTTCCTTGGGGAACTCATATTTGTGGTTTTTACAATACAAAAATCGATTTAATTAATATGTTAGTACCGTATTTTGAAGCTGGTTTAGAAAACAATGAGTTTTGTATATGGGTTGCCTCTGAACCTGTAAATTGTGATGAGGCAAAATTAATACTTAAGAATGCTGTACCTAACTTTAAATATTACCTGCAGCTTGGTCAAATAGAATTTCTAACACATTCAGAATGGTACTTTAGATATGGCAATTTTAAAAAAGTTGTAAATTCATGGATTGATAAGGTAAATCAAGCTGTATCTAGAGGTTTTGATGGTATAAGAATATGCGGAAATACATCTTGGCTTAAAAAGAGGTACTGGAAGTCATTTCAAGAATATGAAGCACTTATTGAACAAAAAATTGGTGAATTAAGAATGATAGCCTTATGTACTTATGAACTTGATAAGTGTAATATTCAAGAGATTTTCGATATCGTAAGTAATCATCAATTTTCGTTTATTATTAGTAAAAGTGGGTTGCAACATATCGACAGCATTGCTAAATTTGACCGACTAAACATAATTTCGAAACTAGCTTCTAGTATCGCACATGAAATAAGAAATCCAATGACATCTGTTAGAGGTTTTTTACAATTACTACAAAACAAAAGTGATTTTGGTAGTTATTCTGAATATTTTAACATTATGCTTCAGGAATTAGATAGAGCTAATGGTATTATTAATGAATTTCTATCTTTAGCTAGGAAAAATAACACAAGCTTAGAGAAAAAAAATATAAATGATATACTAAATTTGATGCAACCTTTAATACAAGCAGATGCTTTAAAGGAAGATAAAAGTTTTTGTCTGGAACTTGAAGAAGTGCCTGATTTATTACTTGATGAAAACGAAATACGTCAAGTTATACTTAATCTTACTCGTAATGGTCTAGAAGCAATGTTACCTGGCGGAACCTTGACTGTTAGAACATATATTGAAGATAAAGAAGTAGTTTTGGAGGTACAAGACCAAGGTACGGGAATTGATCATAAATTAATCGATAATATAGGCTCTCCTTTTTTTACCACAAAAGAGAATGGGACTGGTATGGGTCTTGCGGTTTGTTTTAGTATAGCCGAACGCAATAACGCCTCAATCAATTTTAAAACTGGACCAGAAGGAACGACTTTTTATGTAAGGTTTAAAACACTGGAGCCTTAATTACAATAAAGTATGAAGGACGACCGCACATTATGAAACCGCTTCGCGATGGTTTTATTCTTCTATCTTGTGGGCTATTAATGAGAACGTAAAGAGTTTCG
This portion of the Desulfolucanica intricata genome encodes:
- a CDS encoding DUF5348 domain-containing protein produces the protein MTAVKALVNKEVKELTKLLEAVQAKLKQVSKLYTYIESADGIEKIELIKLINLCEGSSADEFSVFAWKVKYLAKPRVEGNLYMSTNGRYRLDTNDFEFTSGCPIEVYIPDPDSDDFGWQFGRVEYSESYGGYYFYNQFGYENHRLWPGMRAAVR
- a CDS encoding MEDS domain-containing protein, with protein sequence MIQPQLSHNLRKIGIDYIQDVPWGTHICGFYNTKIDLINMLVPYFEAGLENNEFCIWVASEPVNCDEAKLILKNAVPNFKYYLQLGQIEFLTHSEWYFRYGNFKKVVNSWIDKVNQAVSRGFDGIRICGNTSWLKKRYWKSFQEYEALIEQKIGELRMIALCTYELDKCNIQEIFDIVSNHQFSFIISKSGLQHIDSIAKFDRLNIISKLASSIAHEIRNPMTSVRGFLQLLQNKSDFGSYSEYFNIMLQELDRANGIINEFLSLARKNNTSLEKKNINDILNLMQPLIQADALKEDKSFCLELEEVPDLLLDENEIRQVILNLTRNGLEAMLPGGTLTVRTYIEDKEVVLEVQDQGTGIDHKLIDNIGSPFFTTKENGTGMGLAVCFSIAERNNASINFKTGPEGTTFYVRFKTLEP
- a CDS encoding tyrosine-type recombinase/integrase; the protein is MGRNSGKKGKGSSEGIYKTLLIQFNTVLDTARRDFPGSKGTVYRCRSSMRQFLYFCASNYRMQNIRNIHDKHIQAFIGFRREQGIAEKSIKNDVWAVRLFHRYIPKAKNKISDNKVFELKSTPDGRTDRAWTEGEYRKMLHFAEKLGRQDVVLTMQLAKNAGLRIHECLRLNKEDANIALRTGILHVKGKGGRERDLKLSNEALIVLEVALKRMKDDTGKLFVRPGQKTHSVKKSIEGFINKHRDKFRELEDREKEITFHGLRHTFARREYYKRVDEGMNEHRALFEVSKLLGHNRPEVTKIYLGPVWISK
- a CDS encoding phage integrase N-terminal domain-containing protein, whose product is MKANYREVENTLANALTKQIATVARSSRTGWVKSRRIRFHQIKPFLRFIAEKFMVRDIRNIQPKHVQAYIRHRRELGIKDVTVLSDISTIRFWHKQIPRRGYIIPSNRFLLGDEILNGEKFRQKR
- a CDS encoding ArdC family protein yields the protein MSKNETKNRKDLIESATKSLLDMFASGNLPPAIARTVIAAKKGYNIPSVNWSLGNQILMLAAGTTDARGYAQWKKVGRYVKKGSKAIYILGPCTKKITDEESGEEKVIITGFKGIPVYRYEDTEGEDIPTVDYAPPELPPLVEVAKKYGVKVQYGPSTGRFYGCYRPSDNSILLCTHDVDTFFHELAHAIHGTIRPLKGGQHQDQEVVAETVATVLCILYGYDGYVYQGFDYIKHYAQEHTANGVIKAIMKVLADVQAVLKLILDASDADKKMLNNIAV